The Achromobacter pestifer genome includes a region encoding these proteins:
- a CDS encoding membrane dipeptidase: MSASALRVDGLQYSNWSEKIFRQLREGGVDAVHVTIAYHENLREMIHNIERWNRWFERYPDLIVQARSGDDVRRAREAGRTAIIFGLQNPSPIEDDIGLVEVVHTLGVRFMQLTYNNQSLLASGCYEAVDSGVTRMGREVIKEMNRVGLVIDMSHSGERSTLEAIELSERPITISHANPHSWAQALRNKSDTVLKALAGAGGMFGFSLYPHHLKNKSACALDDFCAMVARTADLVGVEHLGLGSDLCQDQPDSVVQWMRTGRYTKNIDYGEGSAAQPGFPPQPGWFQDSRDFKNIEQGLRATGFSADDVALLMGGNWMRFFDASFGPQASAIHNP, from the coding sequence ATGAGCGCAAGCGCCTTACGCGTCGACGGACTGCAGTACAGCAACTGGTCCGAGAAGATATTCCGCCAACTGCGTGAAGGCGGCGTGGACGCGGTCCACGTCACCATCGCGTATCACGAGAACCTGCGCGAGATGATCCACAACATCGAGCGCTGGAACCGCTGGTTCGAGCGTTATCCGGATCTGATCGTGCAGGCGCGCAGCGGCGATGACGTCAGGCGCGCTCGCGAGGCTGGCCGCACCGCGATCATTTTCGGGCTGCAGAACCCGTCGCCCATCGAAGACGACATTGGCTTGGTCGAGGTAGTCCACACGCTGGGCGTGCGCTTCATGCAGCTGACCTATAACAACCAGTCCTTGCTGGCTTCGGGCTGCTACGAAGCGGTCGACAGCGGTGTCACCCGCATGGGGCGGGAAGTGATCAAGGAAATGAACCGGGTCGGGCTGGTCATCGACATGAGCCATTCGGGCGAACGTTCCACGCTGGAAGCGATAGAACTGTCCGAGCGGCCCATCACCATCAGCCACGCCAATCCGCATTCCTGGGCGCAGGCGCTGCGCAACAAGTCGGACACAGTACTGAAAGCGCTGGCTGGCGCGGGCGGCATGTTCGGTTTTTCGCTGTATCCGCACCATCTCAAGAACAAGTCGGCCTGTGCCCTGGACGATTTCTGCGCCATGGTGGCGCGCACCGCGGATCTGGTGGGGGTGGAACACCTGGGCCTGGGCTCGGACCTGTGCCAGGACCAGCCGGATTCGGTGGTCCAGTGGATGCGCACGGGCCGCTATACCAAGAACATCGACTATGGCGAAGGCTCGGCCGCGCAACCGGGGTTTCCGCCGCAGCCCGGTTGGTTCCAGGACAGCCGGGACTTCAAGAACATCGAGCAGGGCTTGCGCGCGACCGGGTTTTCAGCGGACGACGTGGCGCTATTGATGGGCGGCAACTGGATGCGCTTCTTCGACGCAAGCTTCGGCCCGCAAGCCTCTGCCATCCACAATCCCTGA
- a CDS encoding RidA family protein, whose protein sequence is MSILTGADARLQALGLALPQPTPTHYAYLPALRHGGTVYVAGQIPKLSADQLLVQGAVGEQVGEAQAREAVRLCVLHALSWVAHHAQGSLDAVEQILRVNYFFQVGERASTRLSAIADSGSELLVAIFGRQGEHPRSVIGVRELPRNAPVLVSMDVALAVADSSRVPAG, encoded by the coding sequence ATGAGCATCCTGACCGGAGCCGATGCGCGCTTGCAGGCCCTGGGCCTGGCCTTGCCCCAGCCCACGCCGACTCACTATGCCTATTTGCCGGCGCTGCGGCACGGCGGCACGGTGTATGTTGCCGGGCAGATTCCGAAGCTCAGCGCGGACCAGTTGCTGGTTCAAGGCGCGGTTGGCGAGCAGGTCGGCGAAGCGCAGGCGCGCGAGGCCGTGCGCCTGTGCGTGCTGCATGCGCTGTCGTGGGTGGCCCATCACGCGCAGGGCAGCCTGGATGCGGTGGAACAGATACTGCGCGTCAACTACTTCTTCCAGGTGGGCGAGCGCGCCAGCACGCGGCTATCCGCCATTGCCGACTCCGGATCGGAACTGCTGGTCGCGATCTTCGGCCGCCAGGGCGAGCATCCGCGTTCGGTCATCGGCGTGCGCGAGCTGCCGCGCAACGCGCCGGTGCTGGTTAGTATGGACGTGGCCCTGGCGGTTGCGGACTCCTCGCGCGTGCCGGCAGGCTGA
- a CDS encoding flavin-containing monooxygenase, translated as MNQPLATPPQGLAALEARLRQDLSWLEIPAKNWVTPRLVDGQPVLDVAIIGGGMAGLAAAASLKHLGINAPIFDQAPEGYEGPWATTARMETLRSPKQLTGPALGLPALTFRAWFEVQFGSEAWEALDKIPRLQWMDYLRWYRRALDLDLRNEHRILAVLPRADQLVQLDIESPAGRSTVLARRVVLATGRDGLGGAYVPDFAKKLPRDRWAHSSDVMDYNTLAGKRVGVVGAGASAMDSAGTALEAGAASVDLLIRRNDIPRINKGKGAGNPGLTHGHLTLPDEWKWKIRHYINAAQVPPPRGSTQRVSRHPNARFNLGAGVQDLALVGDEIHVTTPKGVFVLDFLIFSTGFRIDWTVRPEFAALAPHVRAWGDRYTPAAGEEDQELHDSPDLGAVFELQEKTPGACPGLDRVHCFSYPAALTQGTISGDIPAISEGAKRLAQGIAGLFYREDVETHYANMEAFSEPEVFGDEWVPAPTPAPQSETAQ; from the coding sequence ATGAATCAGCCCCTAGCCACTCCGCCGCAAGGTTTAGCCGCGCTGGAAGCGCGCTTGCGGCAAGACCTGTCCTGGCTGGAAATCCCCGCCAAGAACTGGGTCACGCCCCGCCTCGTCGACGGCCAGCCGGTGCTGGACGTGGCCATCATCGGCGGCGGCATGGCCGGCCTGGCCGCGGCCGCCTCGCTCAAGCACCTGGGCATCAACGCCCCGATCTTCGACCAGGCGCCCGAAGGCTATGAAGGCCCCTGGGCCACCACCGCCCGCATGGAAACCCTGCGTTCGCCCAAGCAGCTGACCGGCCCCGCGCTGGGCCTGCCGGCGCTGACCTTCCGCGCCTGGTTCGAGGTGCAGTTCGGCTCCGAAGCCTGGGAAGCGCTGGACAAGATTCCGCGCCTGCAATGGATGGACTACCTGCGCTGGTACCGCCGCGCGCTGGACCTGGACCTGAGGAACGAGCACCGCATCCTGGCCGTGCTGCCGCGCGCCGACCAGCTGGTGCAGCTGGACATCGAATCCCCCGCCGGACGCAGCACGGTGTTGGCGCGCCGCGTGGTGCTGGCCACCGGCCGCGACGGCCTGGGCGGCGCCTATGTGCCTGATTTTGCGAAGAAGTTGCCGCGCGACCGCTGGGCGCATTCGTCCGACGTGATGGACTACAACACCCTGGCCGGCAAGCGCGTCGGCGTGGTGGGCGCGGGCGCGTCGGCCATGGACAGCGCGGGCACCGCGCTGGAAGCCGGCGCCGCCAGCGTGGACCTGCTGATCCGCCGCAACGACATTCCGCGCATCAACAAGGGCAAGGGCGCGGGCAACCCCGGTCTGACCCACGGCCACCTGACCCTACCCGACGAATGGAAGTGGAAGATCCGCCACTACATCAACGCCGCCCAGGTGCCGCCACCGCGCGGCAGCACGCAGCGCGTGTCGCGCCACCCCAACGCCCGTTTCAACCTGGGCGCCGGCGTGCAGGACCTGGCATTGGTGGGCGATGAAATCCACGTCACCACGCCCAAGGGCGTGTTCGTACTGGACTTCCTGATCTTCTCCACGGGCTTCCGCATCGACTGGACCGTGCGTCCGGAATTCGCCGCGCTGGCGCCGCACGTGCGCGCCTGGGGCGACCGCTATACGCCGGCCGCCGGCGAGGAAGACCAGGAATTGCATGACTCGCCCGACCTGGGCGCGGTGTTCGAGCTTCAGGAAAAAACCCCGGGCGCCTGTCCCGGCCTGGACCGCGTGCATTGCTTCTCCTACCCCGCCGCGCTGACGCAGGGCACGATCTCGGGCGACATTCCGGCCATCAGCGAAGGCGCCAAGCGCCTGGCGCAAGGCATCGCCGGCCTGTTCTACCGCGAGGACGTGGAGACGCACTACGCCAATATGGAAGCGTTCTCCGAACCGGAAGTGTTCGGCGATGAATGGGTACCAGCCCCGACGCCAGCCCCGCAATCGGAGACCGCGCAATGA
- a CDS encoding ABC transporter ATP-binding protein — MSTTAPTPLIDLSQVSKRFGERPTGPAVRAMQRLGLSKPPAVTRAVDNVDLIVNPGEVVGLVGESGCGKSTLGRIAAGLLTPSGGEIRINGVRPADMNSAQAHAARLQVQMIFQDPYASLNPRLRVDEIVGEAARIHGLVGNGDFDDYVSAQLERAGLDPALRQRYPHQFSGGQRQRIGIARALAVQPNMLVCDEAVAALDVSIQAQILNLFMDLREDLGLTYLFISHDLGVVEHLSDRVVIMYLGRVVETATVEEVFRHPNHPYTQALLAEIPTLKSRHKIFTAIKGEIPSPLNPPGGCHFHPRCPHAMPRCKTEVPTLKGIAINHLSACHLNDMA; from the coding sequence ATGAGCACGACTGCCCCTACCCCGCTGATTGATCTCAGCCAAGTCAGCAAGCGTTTCGGCGAACGCCCCACCGGCCCCGCGGTGCGCGCCATGCAACGCCTGGGCCTGTCCAAGCCGCCCGCCGTGACCCGCGCGGTCGACAACGTGGACCTGATCGTCAACCCCGGCGAAGTGGTCGGCCTGGTCGGCGAATCTGGCTGCGGCAAGTCCACGCTGGGCCGCATCGCGGCCGGCCTGCTCACGCCCTCCGGCGGCGAGATCCGCATCAACGGCGTGCGCCCGGCCGACATGAACTCGGCCCAGGCCCATGCCGCGCGCCTGCAAGTGCAGATGATTTTCCAGGACCCCTACGCCAGCCTCAACCCGCGCCTGCGCGTGGACGAGATCGTGGGCGAAGCGGCCCGCATCCATGGCCTGGTCGGCAACGGCGACTTCGACGACTACGTCAGCGCCCAGCTGGAGCGCGCCGGCCTGGACCCCGCGCTGCGCCAGCGCTATCCGCACCAGTTCAGCGGCGGCCAGCGCCAGCGCATCGGCATCGCCCGCGCCCTGGCCGTGCAGCCGAACATGCTGGTGTGCGACGAAGCCGTGGCCGCGCTGGACGTGTCGATCCAGGCGCAGATCCTGAACCTTTTCATGGACCTGCGCGAAGACCTGGGCTTGACCTATCTCTTCATCAGCCATGACCTGGGCGTGGTCGAGCACCTGTCCGACCGCGTCGTGATCATGTACCTGGGCCGCGTGGTGGAAACGGCCACGGTGGAAGAAGTGTTCCGCCACCCCAACCACCCGTACACGCAAGCCCTGCTGGCCGAGATCCCCACCCTGAAGTCGCGCCACAAGATCTTTACCGCGATCAAGGGCGAGATCCCCAGCCCGCTGAATCCGCCCGGCGGCTGCCATTTCCATCCGCGCTGCCCGCATGCGATGCCGCGCTGCAAGACCGAGGTTCCCACGCTGAAGGGAATCGCCATCAACCACCTGAGCGCCTGTCACCTGAACGACATGGCGTGA
- a CDS encoding DUF7661 family protein, with protein sequence MKFDIYGRFQLDVQREGGVWTAYRSDAGKRVRAADLAIPADVPADALAEYLDDIYHELSGPGDRIARIG encoded by the coding sequence ATGAAATTCGACATCTACGGCAGGTTTCAGCTGGACGTCCAGCGCGAGGGCGGGGTGTGGACGGCGTACCGTTCGGATGCCGGCAAGCGCGTGCGGGCTGCGGACCTTGCCATTCCTGCCGATGTGCCCGCGGACGCGCTGGCCGAGTACCTGGATGACATCTATCACGAGCTGTCCGGTCCGGGCGACCGGATTGCGCGTATCGGCTAG
- a CDS encoding ABC transporter permease — protein MTGWLLRRVAQAAVVVLLMTLIVFVGLHAIGNPVDILIGQDVDQVDRARIIAELGLDKPLWEQYLAFLNGALHGNLGNSFVYNIPAVELVIQRLPATFELAIAAMMLAVTVGLPLGLYAGLYPDSRFSKMIMAGSIVGFSLPTFWIALMLIMTFSVSLGWLPASGRGETVEFLGFQWSWLTADGWRHLILPAFNLSLFKISLVIRLTRAGVRDVLPLDFVKFARAKGLSPMRVVCVHVLRNTMIPLVTVLGLELGSTIAFAVVTESIFAWPGAGKLILDSLNALDRPVIVAYLIVVVCLFVTLNLIVDILYKVLDPRVRLEASA, from the coding sequence ATGACAGGTTGGTTGCTGCGCCGCGTGGCGCAAGCCGCGGTGGTCGTCCTGTTGATGACGCTGATCGTCTTCGTGGGCCTGCACGCCATCGGCAATCCGGTGGACATCCTGATCGGCCAGGACGTGGACCAGGTGGACCGCGCCCGCATCATCGCCGAGCTGGGCCTGGACAAACCGCTGTGGGAACAATACCTGGCGTTCCTGAACGGCGCCCTGCATGGCAATCTGGGCAATAGCTTCGTCTACAACATCCCGGCCGTGGAACTGGTGATCCAGCGCCTGCCGGCGACTTTCGAACTGGCCATCGCCGCGATGATGCTGGCCGTGACCGTGGGCCTGCCGCTGGGCCTGTACGCGGGCCTGTATCCGGACAGCCGGTTCTCCAAGATGATCATGGCGGGCAGCATCGTCGGCTTTTCGCTGCCGACGTTCTGGATCGCGCTGATGCTGATCATGACGTTCAGCGTGTCGCTGGGCTGGCTGCCGGCCAGCGGCCGCGGCGAAACGGTGGAGTTCCTGGGCTTCCAGTGGTCCTGGCTGACGGCAGACGGCTGGCGCCACCTGATCCTGCCGGCGTTCAACCTGTCGCTGTTCAAGATATCCCTGGTGATCCGCCTGACCCGCGCCGGCGTGCGCGACGTGCTGCCGCTGGACTTCGTGAAGTTCGCGCGCGCCAAGGGCCTGTCGCCCATGCGCGTGGTCTGTGTGCACGTGTTGCGCAACACCATGATTCCGCTGGTGACGGTGCTGGGCCTGGAGCTGGGCTCCACCATCGCCTTCGCCGTGGTCACGGAAAGCATCTTCGCCTGGCCCGGCGCCGGCAAGCTGATCCTGGACAGCCTGAACGCGCTGGACCGCCCCGTCATCGTGGCCTACCTGATCGTGGTGGTGTGCCTGTTCGTGACCCTGAACCTGATCGTGGACATTCTTTATAAAGTGCTGGACCCGCGGGTGCGGCTGGAGGCCTCGGCATGA
- a CDS encoding ABC transporter permease, with product MSAVSTNPTPALRRESPWRRNLAEFMSSKTAVLGLAVATLLILAAVLAPWIAPQNPYDLLQIDVLDARLPPGSMNGLDTFHYWLGTDGQGRDLLSGILYGLRISLIVGVGSAVIAGIIGTLLGLLAAYAGGKTDAIIMRLVDLILSFPSILVAMMILAYLGKGVGNVVLTLVILEWAYYARTARGQALVERRREYVEAARCLDIPNWRIMLKHILPNCLPPLIVIGTLQIARAITLEATLSFLGLGVPVTEPSLGLLISNGFQTMLSGEYWISFYPGIALLVTIVAINLVGDRLRDVLNPRTHK from the coding sequence ATGAGCGCCGTATCGACGAACCCCACTCCCGCGCTGCGCCGCGAATCGCCGTGGCGGCGCAACCTGGCCGAGTTCATGTCGTCCAAGACGGCAGTGCTGGGCCTGGCTGTCGCCACCCTGCTGATCCTGGCCGCCGTGCTGGCGCCCTGGATCGCGCCGCAGAACCCGTATGACCTGCTGCAGATCGACGTGCTGGACGCGCGCCTGCCGCCGGGCAGCATGAACGGGCTGGACACCTTCCACTATTGGCTGGGCACCGACGGCCAGGGCCGCGATCTGCTCTCGGGCATTCTGTACGGCCTGCGCATCAGCCTGATCGTGGGCGTGGGCTCGGCCGTCATCGCCGGCATCATCGGCACACTGCTGGGTCTCTTGGCCGCCTACGCCGGCGGCAAGACCGACGCGATCATCATGCGTCTGGTCGACCTGATCCTGTCGTTCCCGTCCATCCTCGTGGCCATGATGATCCTGGCCTATCTGGGCAAGGGCGTGGGCAACGTGGTGCTGACGCTGGTGATCCTGGAATGGGCCTACTACGCCCGCACCGCGCGCGGCCAGGCCCTGGTCGAGCGCCGCCGCGAATACGTGGAAGCGGCCCGCTGCCTGGACATCCCCAACTGGCGCATCATGTTGAAGCACATCCTGCCCAACTGCCTGCCGCCGCTGATCGTCATCGGCACCTTGCAGATCGCGCGCGCCATCACGCTGGAGGCCACCCTGAGCTTCCTAGGCCTGGGCGTGCCCGTGACCGAACCGTCGCTGGGGTTGCTGATCTCCAACGGCTTCCAGACCATGCTGTCCGGCGAATACTGGATCAGTTTCTACCCCGGCATCGCGCTGCTGGTCACCATCGTGGCGATCAACCTGGTGGGCGACCGCCTGCGCGACGTGCTGAACCCGAGGACCCACAAATGA
- a CDS encoding LysR family transcriptional regulator, producing the protein MELRQLEAFAAVMSTGSVTAAGRLLGRSQPAISRLLQELEAEIGYPLFARSGPRVTPTEQGFLLYDDVERALASLRQIRNRADEIARGQAQPLLMAATSALAAGLVPEALKRIEDQVGAARIQLRSASPERVVHAVLSGAAQLGATSLPLEHRGLTVHWIGQAPCVVALPENDPLAQQAVVPVAALAGRRLITMANPYRLRRRLDAALAQNAQTLGTMETNSSVNALAAVRAGLGVSVLEPITAYGAPMPGVAIRPIDLDIPFFFGVITPQSQTLTPACQAMADALAQAAAALLPGFALHDAAEHSALLQSIYGDDAPLTESPAI; encoded by the coding sequence ATGGAACTTCGTCAACTAGAGGCCTTCGCGGCCGTCATGTCCACGGGCAGCGTCACCGCTGCCGGCCGGCTGCTCGGACGCTCGCAGCCGGCGATCAGCCGGTTGTTGCAGGAACTGGAAGCCGAGATCGGCTATCCCTTGTTTGCGCGCAGCGGCCCGCGCGTGACACCTACCGAGCAGGGCTTCCTGCTGTATGACGACGTCGAGCGCGCGCTGGCGAGTCTGCGGCAGATCCGCAACCGCGCCGACGAGATCGCCCGCGGCCAGGCCCAGCCGCTGCTGATGGCCGCCACTTCCGCCCTGGCGGCGGGGCTGGTTCCCGAAGCGCTCAAGCGCATCGAAGACCAGGTCGGCGCCGCGCGCATTCAATTGCGCAGCGCCTCGCCCGAACGCGTGGTGCACGCCGTGCTGTCGGGCGCCGCGCAACTGGGCGCGACCAGCCTGCCGCTGGAACATCGCGGCCTGACGGTGCACTGGATCGGGCAAGCCCCCTGTGTGGTCGCGCTGCCGGAAAACGATCCGCTGGCGCAACAAGCCGTGGTGCCAGTCGCCGCACTGGCCGGACGCCGCCTGATCACGATGGCCAACCCCTACCGCCTGCGCCGCCGTCTGGACGCCGCGCTGGCGCAGAACGCCCAGACGCTGGGCACCATGGAAACCAATTCGTCCGTCAACGCCCTGGCCGCCGTGCGCGCCGGACTGGGCGTGTCGGTGCTGGAACCGATCACCGCCTACGGCGCTCCCATGCCGGGCGTGGCGATCCGTCCCATCGACCTGGACATTCCCTTTTTCTTCGGGGTCATCACCCCGCAGTCGCAAACGCTGACGCCGGCCTGCCAGGCCATGGCGGACGCGCTCGCCCAAGCCGCCGCGGCCCTGCTGCCCGGCTTCGCCCTGCATGACGCCGCCGAGCATTCGGCGCTCTTGCAGTCGATCTATGGCGACGACGCCCCTCTTACGGAATCCCCTGCTATATGA
- a CDS encoding ABC transporter ATP-binding protein produces MSADRDNAGAPTLEVRNLRTHFHTRAGVLPAVDDVSFTLERGKILGLVGESGSGKSVTGFSIMGLVDAPGRIVGGEVLFQGRDLTKLAPRELRKLQGNRIAMIFQDPMMTLNPVLRVDAQMIETVRAHNKMSVAQARALSRDTLGMMGIPSPEERLLAYPHQLSGGMRQRVAIAIAMLHRPDLIIADEPTTALDVTIQAQILSEVQKLAQQHGTSLIWITHDLSVVAGLADDVAVMYAGRIVEHGTVDDVLDRPQHPYTVGLIDSLPSNNRRGQRLRQIPGMTPNLLNLPAGCAFAARCPRATAACGQQPGITQALPEHKVRCFHPTIQTSEAMA; encoded by the coding sequence ATGAGCGCCGACCGCGACAACGCCGGCGCGCCGACGCTGGAGGTGCGCAACCTGCGCACCCACTTCCATACCCGCGCGGGCGTGCTGCCTGCCGTGGACGACGTTTCCTTCACCTTGGAACGCGGCAAGATCCTGGGCCTGGTCGGCGAGTCCGGCTCGGGCAAGTCCGTCACGGGCTTCTCCATCATGGGCCTGGTCGACGCCCCCGGCCGCATCGTCGGCGGCGAAGTGCTGTTCCAGGGCCGCGACCTGACCAAGCTGGCGCCGCGCGAACTGCGCAAGCTGCAAGGCAACCGCATCGCCATGATCTTCCAGGATCCGATGATGACGCTGAACCCCGTGCTGCGGGTCGACGCGCAAATGATCGAGACCGTGCGCGCCCACAACAAGATGAGCGTGGCCCAGGCCCGCGCCCTGTCGCGCGACACCCTGGGCATGATGGGCATTCCCAGCCCCGAAGAGCGGCTGCTGGCCTATCCGCATCAGCTGTCCGGCGGCATGCGCCAGCGCGTGGCCATCGCGATTGCCATGCTGCACCGGCCCGACCTGATCATCGCCGACGAACCCACCACCGCGCTGGACGTCACCATCCAGGCGCAAATCCTGTCCGAAGTGCAGAAGCTCGCGCAGCAGCACGGCACCAGCCTGATCTGGATCACCCACGACCTGTCCGTGGTGGCCGGCCTGGCCGACGACGTGGCCGTCATGTACGCCGGCCGCATCGTCGAGCACGGCACCGTCGACGACGTGCTGGACCGCCCGCAACACCCCTACACCGTGGGCCTGATCGACAGCCTGCCCAGCAACAACCGGCGCGGCCAGCGCCTGCGCCAGATTCCCGGCATGACGCCCAACCTGCTCAACCTGCCCGCGGGCTGTGCCTTCGCGGCGCGCTGCCCGCGCGCCACCGCCGCCTGTGGCCAGCAACCCGGCATCACCCAAGCCCTGCCCGAACACAAAGTGCGCTGCTTCCACCCCACGATCCAGACCAGCGAGGCGATGGCATGA
- a CDS encoding Bug family tripartite tricarboxylate transporter substrate binding protein — MKNAIRILACATLALGAVGNASAQEFPNKSIQIVVPFPPGGVADLVVRTVAQKLGQDVKQPVLVVNKPGASGIIGAEFVARAPADGYTLLLANLPIMSINELQYSSLPYSAARDFAPVILLADQPYIIATGNAVPAKTMKEFIAYAKDKPDTLTFGSASSSTFLAGELFKQRAGIRMAHIPYKGSAPAINDLLGGHISLILDPVITLLPHVQAGKLRALAVTSSERIDSAPDIPSYKEVGLVDMDITSWQGIVAPVGTPEALVKKLNEDFNRALQSPEVASRLKEQGVSTKGGSAQAFADFVAAENKRWATLAKQVNFLPGSL, encoded by the coding sequence ATGAAGAACGCCATTCGCATCCTTGCGTGCGCCACGCTGGCGCTGGGCGCCGTCGGCAACGCCAGCGCGCAGGAATTTCCCAATAAAAGCATACAGATCGTTGTGCCGTTTCCGCCGGGCGGCGTGGCCGACCTGGTCGTGCGCACGGTTGCGCAAAAGCTGGGCCAGGACGTCAAGCAGCCTGTGCTGGTGGTGAACAAGCCTGGCGCCAGCGGCATCATCGGGGCCGAGTTCGTGGCCCGTGCGCCGGCGGATGGCTACACGCTGCTGTTGGCGAACCTGCCCATCATGTCGATCAACGAACTGCAGTACAGCAGCCTGCCGTATTCCGCCGCGCGGGACTTCGCGCCCGTGATCCTGCTGGCCGACCAGCCCTATATCATCGCCACCGGCAACGCCGTGCCCGCCAAGACGATGAAGGAGTTCATCGCCTATGCCAAGGACAAGCCGGACACGCTGACCTTCGGTTCGGCGTCCAGCTCGACCTTTCTTGCAGGCGAATTGTTCAAGCAGCGCGCGGGCATCCGCATGGCGCACATCCCCTATAAGGGCAGCGCGCCCGCCATCAACGATCTGCTTGGCGGACATATCAGCCTGATCCTGGATCCGGTGATTACCTTGCTGCCGCACGTCCAGGCCGGCAAGCTGCGGGCCCTGGCGGTGACGTCGTCCGAACGGATAGATTCTGCGCCGGACATTCCCAGCTACAAGGAAGTCGGCCTTGTGGATATGGACATCACTTCCTGGCAGGGTATCGTCGCCCCGGTGGGCACGCCCGAGGCGCTCGTCAAGAAGCTCAACGAGGATTTCAACCGGGCCTTGCAGTCGCCCGAAGTGGCCTCGCGCCTGAAGGAGCAGGGGGTAAGCACCAAGGGCGGCTCGGCTCAGGCTTTCGCCGATTTCGTCGCGGCCGAAAACAAGCGCTGGGCGACGCTGGCCAAGCAAGTCAACTTCCTGCCCGGCAGTTTGTGA
- a CDS encoding OmpA family protein — MAGYPGASTLLAAALLAAASGSMAQEPPYKAEILDLQATILDLKGFPSDASGGVSDLSAQIDGLAARHDGLSVRQDKNAVTVAMLGDVLFDFDKTAIRPAAEPTLRDIASLIKSSSAGTVAIEGHTDSKGSASYNKDLSLRRAQAVAQWLASHGVDKSRLSVKGLGDTQPIQSNRLANGADNPQGRAQNRRVEFVLPKR, encoded by the coding sequence ATGGCCGGCTACCCGGGCGCGTCCACGCTGCTGGCCGCGGCGCTGCTGGCCGCCGCCAGCGGCTCCATGGCGCAGGAGCCACCCTACAAGGCCGAGATCCTGGATCTGCAGGCCACCATCCTGGACCTGAAGGGATTCCCTTCCGACGCCAGCGGCGGCGTGTCCGATCTGAGCGCGCAGATTGACGGCCTGGCCGCGCGCCACGACGGCCTGTCGGTGCGGCAGGACAAGAATGCCGTGACCGTCGCCATGCTGGGCGATGTGCTGTTCGATTTCGACAAGACCGCCATCCGCCCCGCCGCCGAACCCACGCTGCGGGACATCGCCAGCCTGATCAAGTCCAGCTCGGCCGGCACGGTCGCGATCGAAGGCCATACCGATTCCAAGGGATCGGCGTCCTACAACAAGGACCTGTCATTGCGCCGCGCCCAGGCGGTGGCGCAATGGCTGGCAAGCCACGGCGTGGACAAGTCGCGGCTGAGCGTCAAGGGACTGGGCGATACCCAACCGATCCAGTCGAACCGGCTGGCCAATGGCGCGGACAATCCGCAAGGACGGGCGCAGAACCGGCGGGTGGAGTTCGTGTTGCCCAAGCGCTGA
- a CDS encoding LysR family transcriptional regulator encodes MKLEHLRMFMAVVDAGELAQAGDRVGRTPAALSMTLKQLESELGGPLFEGERKIRLSPLGLYVRAQAQRAIAEFDSAVAHMVRYASGALGTAKVAAVPSAAIRLLPQVIGSMRRQYPQVRVDLRDIDSAAVGKAVADGEVDFGIATLPAPLPGIVTEPLFEDRFVLVCPAGHRLTKLRRDARWRDIDAVEFIANGLCARFDSAEVAALVDASLLTVRNTTSLLTFVEQGFGVTILPALAVTASAKLAIVPLADQSAVRSLEVLTRGGETLSPAAQALLGLTRGVAAELALTWS; translated from the coding sequence ATGAAACTCGAGCATCTGCGCATGTTCATGGCCGTGGTCGATGCCGGTGAACTGGCCCAGGCCGGCGACCGGGTCGGCCGCACGCCGGCGGCGCTCTCCATGACCTTGAAGCAGCTGGAATCGGAGCTGGGCGGCCCATTGTTCGAAGGCGAGCGCAAGATCCGCTTGTCTCCCCTGGGCCTTTATGTCCGCGCGCAGGCGCAGCGGGCCATTGCCGAATTCGATTCGGCCGTGGCCCACATGGTCCGCTATGCCAGCGGCGCCCTGGGAACAGCCAAGGTGGCCGCCGTGCCCTCGGCGGCCATCCGGCTGCTGCCGCAGGTCATAGGCTCGATGCGCAGGCAGTATCCGCAAGTACGGGTGGACCTGCGCGACATAGACTCGGCCGCGGTGGGCAAGGCGGTGGCCGATGGCGAGGTCGATTTCGGCATTGCCACGCTGCCGGCGCCCCTGCCCGGCATCGTGACCGAGCCCTTGTTCGAAGACCGTTTCGTGCTGGTGTGCCCGGCCGGGCACCGCCTGACGAAGCTGCGGCGCGACGCGCGCTGGCGCGATATCGACGCCGTGGAGTTCATTGCAAACGGCTTGTGCGCCCGGTTTGACTCCGCGGAAGTGGCCGCGTTGGTGGACGCTTCGCTGCTGACGGTGCGCAACACCACGTCCTTGCTGACCTTTGTCGAACAGGGCTTTGGCGTCACCATCCTGCCCGCCCTTGCGGTCACGGCAAGCGCAAAATTGGCGATCGTGCCCCTGGCAGATCAAAGCGCCGTCCGCAGCCTGGAAGTGCTGACTCGCGGCGGCGAGACGCTCAGCCCGGCCGCTCAGGCGCTGCTGGGACTCACGCGCGGCGTGGCTGCCGAGTTGGCATTGACCTGGTCATGA